A single region of the Gephyromycinifex aptenodytis genome encodes:
- a CDS encoding ABC transporter ATP-binding protein encodes MSTLDPAPLLQMRAVTRSVRLPSRDMLHILRGIDLDVYPGDHVAVVGRSGSGKTTLMNLLGLIDRQTSGELLLHGEDVSQMSDNRRARLRGRTVGFVFQQFNLLEGRTAVENVMMPLLYGNARQFLNRERLAMEMLERVGLAQRAQQKPNRLSGGEQQRVAVARALVRRPTLILADEPTGALDVTTGEAVMALLDEIARESDAALVTITHDLQVAALSQRSYLLDEGVLHDVEQQHIDASLAGTHGIRASRAAVTTPAPAGSLACGHDDSADAP; translated from the coding sequence GTGAGCACCCTCGACCCAGCGCCGTTGCTGCAGATGCGCGCCGTCACCAGATCAGTGCGCCTGCCCAGCCGCGACATGCTGCACATCCTGCGCGGCATCGACCTGGACGTCTACCCCGGGGATCACGTGGCCGTGGTGGGTCGCTCCGGCTCGGGCAAGACCACCCTGATGAATCTGCTCGGGCTCATCGACCGGCAGACCAGCGGCGAACTGCTGCTGCACGGCGAGGATGTCTCCCAGATGAGCGACAACCGCCGGGCCCGCCTACGCGGGCGCACCGTCGGCTTCGTCTTCCAACAGTTCAACCTCCTGGAGGGCCGCACCGCTGTGGAGAACGTCATGATGCCGCTGCTGTACGGCAACGCCCGGCAGTTCCTGAACCGCGAGCGGCTGGCGATGGAGATGCTGGAGCGGGTGGGGTTGGCCCAGCGCGCGCAGCAGAAGCCCAACCGCCTCTCCGGCGGCGAACAGCAACGGGTGGCGGTGGCCCGGGCGCTGGTGCGGCGTCCCACGCTGATCCTGGCCGACGAACCGACCGGTGCACTGGACGTCACCACCGGCGAAGCCGTGATGGCTTTGCTGGACGAGATCGCCCGCGAGTCTGACGCGGCTCTAGTCACCATCACCCACGACCTCCAAGTGGCGGCGCTCTCGCAGCGCTCCTACCTGCTGGACGAAGGGGTCCTGCACGACGTCGAGCAGCAGCACATCGACGCCAGCCTGGCTGGAACACACGGCATCCGGGCCAGCCGTGCGGCCGTCACCA